The following proteins are co-located in the Anaerolineae bacterium genome:
- a CDS encoding DUF2304 domain-containing protein, translated as MHLETRIFLLAGGVIILFLVVNLVRTRRLKEEFALLWLGAAVLMVLAPLGLVDLLDKLAYAVGIEYPPALIFTIAVVCLLGILFQFSLRISRFSDQIKVLAQ; from the coding sequence ATGCATCTGGAGACGCGCATTTTCCTGCTGGCCGGCGGCGTCATCATCCTGTTCCTGGTGGTGAACCTGGTGCGGACGCGCCGGCTGAAAGAGGAATTCGCCCTGCTGTGGCTGGGCGCGGCGGTGCTGATGGTGCTGGCGCCGTTGGGGCTGGTGGACCTGCTGGACAAGCTGGCCTACGCCGTCGGCATCGAGTACCCGCCGGCGCTCATCTTCACCATCGCCGTGGTGTGCCTGCTGGGCATCCTGTTCCAGTTTTCCCTGCGCATCTCGCGCTTCAGCGACCAGATCAAGGTGCTGGCCCAGG